A section of the Nyctibius grandis isolate bNycGra1 chromosome 30, bNycGra1.pri, whole genome shotgun sequence genome encodes:
- the CCNF gene encoding cyclin-F, which yields MKAGVIHCRCSRCFSFPSKQRIRKEPRVLTLLTLPEDVLFHILKGLPAEDLLSLRAVHSHFKYLVDNYASVWACADFQEIWPSPNNLKMFERAAESGNFEAAVKLGVAYVYNEGLTISNEMSHAEVNGVKASYFFSLAERWNVGADPFIWLFIRPPWNLSGNCCKAVVCQCLKAECHLEKAQKGSIAHCVAKILSFFEDEESKKESLEMFEESSKQGCLKSSYLLWESNRKAAMSDPGRYLQSLRKLRGYAAKGCWEAQIALAKACGSGKQLGLEGKSSTEMVSQMFQASHPINKQHIFTVQKGMNETMRYILVDWLVEVATMKDFSSLCLHTTVGCVDRYLKLRPVSRSRLQLLGIACMVICTRFISKDILTVREAVWLTDNTYKYEDLVRMMGEVISALEGKIRIPTIVDYKEVLSSIVSLERRTLHLYSFICELSLLNTSLSVYSPARLAAAALLLAKILHRQAYPWTSQLSACTGFSLEDLLPCVLNLYQKCFDDDIPKDYRQVPLIAVKQRFEDVRYDQIGKEKIMSYSQLCLLLGVKQEHPEPSPLHANVEIQTFLSSPSGKSAKRRREDSIQDDRGSFVITPTAELSTQEESLLDTFLDWSLHSSSGYEADQESEGEKDADVPSPTGILDTTVVYVDPAEHCGQDSSDEDSLAMERAGHAALPREAKLPDTRSLSAPLTPKNPNVEGSSGYSSISSASSTPSTEGSLRIPLKPTSALSPGSAPSKEPCLQSGCARPRDGTCARRPVKRKNAAEHSEEREKSGSLSL from the exons ATGAAGGCGGGCG tgattCACTGCAGATGTTCcaggtgtttttctttcccttccaagCAAAGGATACGAAAAGAGCCCCGAGTCCTGACGTTGTTAACTCTGCCCGAGGATGTTCTGTTTCATATTCTGAAAGGCCTTCCTGCTGAAGACCTCCTCTCCCTCAGAGCT GTGCACTCACACTTTAAATACCTTGTGGATAATTACGCTAGTGTTTGGGCGTGTGCAGATTTCCAAGAAATATGGCCTTCTCCAAACAATCTGAAGATGTTTGAAAG GGCCGCTGAAAGCGGGAACTTCGAAGCTGCTGTGAAGCTGGGGGTCGCGTACGTGTACAATGAAGGCT tgacCATCTCCAACGAGATGAGTCATGCAGAAGTGAATGGAGTAAAGGCATCATATTTCTTCAGCCTGGCGGAGCGTTGGAATGTGGGCGCAGACCCATTTATCTGGCTTTTTATTCGTCCTCCCTGGAACTTGAGTGGAAACTGTTGCAAAGCTGTGGTCTGTCAGTGTCTCAAAGCAGAGTGTCATTTGGAGAAA GCTCAAAAAGGATCTATTGCCCACTGCGTGGCGAAGATCTTGAGTTTCTTTGAG gatgaagaaagtaaaaaagaatCCCTTGAAATGTTTGAAGAATCTTCAAAGCAGGGTTGTTTAAAAAGCTCCTACCTCCTTTGGGAAAGTAACAGAAAGGCTGCT ATGTCAGATCCTGGCAGATACCTCCAAAGTCTCAGGAAGCTACGGGGCTATGCTGCAAAGGGCTGCTGGGAAGCACAG ATAGCTTTAGCCAAAGCTTGTGGGAGTGGAAAGCAACTAGGATTAGAAGGCAAATCTTCCACTGAAATGGTGTCTCAAATGTTTCAAGCTTCCCATCCTATCAACAAACAACATATCTTCACTGTGCAAAAAGGAATGAATGAAACAATGAG GTACATCCTGGTTGATTGGCTGGTAGAAGTGGCTACCATGAAAGACTTTTCTAGCCTGTGCCTTCACACGACAGTGGGATGTGTGGATCGTTATTTGAAGCTGAGACCTGTCTCTCGCAGTCGACTCCAGCTCTTGGGAATAGCCTGCATGGTCATTTGCACACG TTTCATCAGCAAAGATATCTTGACGGTACGGGAAGCTGTGTGGCTAACGGACAACACATACAAATACGAAGACTTGGTCAGAATGATGGGTGAGGTCATTTCTGCCCTGGAAGGAAAGATACGG ATACCTACCATTGTGGACTACAAAGAAGTATTGTCAAGTATAGTCTCACTGGAGAGAAGAACTCTTCACCTTTACAGCTTCATTTGTGAACTCTCACTCTTAAACACAAGCCTTTCTGTGTATTCCCCAGCTCGGCTGGCTGCTGCAGCGCTGCTGCTGGCTAAGATCCTACACAGGCAAG CATACCCCTGGACCAGCCAGCTGTCTGCCTGTACCGGTTTCTCTCTTGAAGACCTGTTGCCCTGTGTACTAAACCTCTACCAAAAGTG tttcGATGATGATATCCCAAAGGATTATAGGCAGGTGCCCTTAATTGCAGTGAAACAGCGATTCGAAGATGTGCGTTATGACCAAATAGGCAAAGAAAAG attatGAGTTACAGTCAGCTCTGTTTGTTGTTGGGGGTGAAACAGGAGCACCCGGAGCCCAGTCCCTTGCACGCTAACGTGGAAATTCAGACTTTCCTCAGCTCTCCCTCTGGAAAGAGCGCTAAAAG gagaagggaagacaGCATTCAGGATGACAGAGGCAGCTTTGTGATTACACCCACAGCAGAGCTATCCACCCAGGAAGAAAGTCTTCTAGATACCTTTCTAGACTGGAGTTTACATTCCTCCTCTGGTTATGAAGCTGATCAGGAAAGTGAAGGCGAGAAAGACGCAGATG TGCCAAGTCCCACTGGGATCTTGGACACGACGGTGGTCTACGTGGATCCTGCGGAGCACTGCGGTCAGGACTCCAGCGATGAAGACAGCCTAGCTATGGAGCGGGCTGGGCACGCGGCACTGCCACGGGAGGCCAAGCTGCCGGACACTCGCAGCCTTTCAGCACCTCTCACCCCAAAAAATCCTAACGTGGAAGGGAGCTCAGGCTACTCTTCCATCAGCAGTGCCAGCTCTACGCCTTCTACAGAAGGCAGCCTTAGAATACCTCTCAAACCTACCTCAGCACTGTCTCCTGGCAGTGCCCCGAGCAAGGAGCCATGTTTACAGTCAGGCTGTGCTAGGCCAAGGGATGGCACGTGTGCCAGAAGGCCAGTCAAGCGAAAAAATGCAGCAGAACACAGTGAAGAAAGGGAGAAGTCGGGCTCCTTAAGCCTCTGa